In the Helicobacter typhlonius genome, one interval contains:
- the hemE gene encoding uroporphyrinogen decarboxylase, with protein MIFIDACFRKPTPYTPIWLMRQAGRYLSEYKATRAKAGSFLDLCKNVELATEVTLQPIEILDVDAAILFSDILVLPMEMGLELEFLAGEGPHFKRTIESLHDVQSLTNGADKLGYVYESVSSIRARLPKDKALIGFCGSPWTLATYMIEGQGSKTYAKSKAMLYKQPQILKALLERLSDELKIYLERQIQAGANAVQIFDSWAGALEREAYVEFSWAYMKDIAAYIKGKYPHIPVMLFPKGIGTYLDKLDGEFDVFGVDWGTPMNLAKEKLGAKYVLQGNLEPARLYNVESMRQGVKDILEVMGKKPGHIFNLGHGMLPDLPRENAIELVKIVRELSQR; from the coding sequence ATGATTTTTATCGATGCGTGTTTTAGGAAACCAACGCCTTATACGCCTATTTGGCTTATGCGTCAAGCTGGGCGGTATTTGAGCGAGTATAAAGCGACACGAGCAAAGGCGGGGAGTTTTTTAGATTTATGCAAAAATGTAGAACTTGCCACAGAGGTAACGCTGCAGCCCATCGAAATTTTAGATGTAGATGCGGCTATTTTGTTTAGCGATATTTTGGTGCTTCCTATGGAAATGGGGCTAGAGCTTGAATTTTTGGCAGGTGAGGGACCACATTTTAAACGCACGATAGAATCTTTACACGATGTGCAGAGCCTCACAAACGGAGCGGATAAACTCGGCTATGTGTATGAGAGCGTGAGTAGTATTCGCGCGAGACTGCCAAAAGATAAGGCACTTATAGGATTTTGTGGCTCTCCTTGGACACTTGCGACTTATATGATTGAAGGGCAGGGGAGTAAGACTTATGCCAAAAGCAAAGCAATGCTTTATAAGCAGCCGCAGATTCTCAAAGCACTTTTAGAGCGTTTGAGCGATGAGCTTAAAATCTATTTGGAAAGACAGATTCAAGCGGGGGCAAATGCGGTGCAGATTTTTGATAGCTGGGCTGGGGCGTTAGAGCGCGAGGCGTATGTGGAATTTAGCTGGGCATATATGAAAGATATTGCCGCATATATCAAGGGCAAATATCCGCATATCCCTGTAATGCTTTTTCCTAAGGGCATTGGCACATATTTAGATAAGCTTGATGGGGAATTTGATGTGTTTGGCGTGGATTGGGGGACGCCTATGAATCTTGCTAAGGAAAAGCTTGGTGCAAAGTATGTCCTGCAAGGGAATTTAGAACCCGCGAGGCTTTATAATGTAGAATCTATGAGGCAAGGGGTAAAGGATATTTTAGAAGTGATGGGTAAAAAACCCGGACATATTTTTAATCTCGGGCACGGAATGCTCCCTGATTTACCACGAGAAAATGCCATAGAGCTTGTAAAAATCGTGCGCGAACTCTCACAACGATAA
- the rpmE gene encoding 50S ribosomal protein L31, with translation MKKGIHPEYVPCKVTCVTSGKEIEVLSTKSELRIDISSFCHPFYTGSDKITDITGRVEKFRQKYNMK, from the coding sequence ATGAAAAAAGGCATTCACCCAGAGTATGTTCCCTGCAAAGTAACCTGCGTAACAAGTGGCAAAGAAATTGAGGTGCTTAGCACAAAAAGTGAGCTTCGTATTGATATTTCAAGCTTTTGCCACCCATTCTATACCGGTAGTGATAAGATTACAGACATCACAGGGCGCGTTGAAAAATTTAGACAAAAATATAATATGAAATAA
- the rsmI gene encoding 16S rRNA (cytidine(1402)-2'-O)-methyltransferase, which produces MLTLVPTPIGNLSDITLRALEALKQAEVILCEDTRVTKKLFELLISRNLLTLPSGEDSQSFIAKKHFISFHSHNEKDFIISLKSSFFESNVLYVSDAGTPCISDPGAKLVSYAIKHNVPFDILPGSCALNVAFCGSGIESTPFVFAGFLPHKSLERKKAIAQFAKLRIGGAYSVICYESPHRILEALDDIDSISPHIALSVQKELTKLHQQRFYGNAKEIRQKIESSSVRGEWVIVFEFQESNEEVGLGYEEVLLLDIPPKIKAKILSKMNGKSVKECYEDLLQNGAGR; this is translated from the coding sequence GTGCTGACGCTTGTGCCTACGCCCATAGGGAATCTTAGTGATATTACGCTTAGGGCGTTAGAGGCATTAAAACAAGCTGAAGTTATCTTGTGTGAGGATACGAGGGTTACAAAGAAACTTTTTGAGCTTCTCATCTCGCGCAATCTCCTTACATTACCCAGCGGTGAAGATTCACAATCTTTTATCGCCAAAAAACATTTTATCTCCTTTCATTCTCATAATGAAAAAGACTTTATTATCTCACTAAAAAGCAGTTTTTTTGAATCCAATGTGCTGTATGTGAGTGATGCGGGGACTCCCTGCATTAGCGACCCGGGCGCAAAACTCGTATCCTATGCGATAAAGCATAATGTTCCCTTTGATATTTTGCCCGGCTCTTGTGCGCTTAATGTCGCATTTTGTGGCAGTGGTATAGAATCTACACCTTTTGTGTTTGCGGGATTCTTACCGCATAAAAGCCTAGAGCGTAAAAAGGCAATCGCACAATTTGCTAAACTTCGCATAGGAGGCGCATATAGTGTGATTTGCTACGAAAGCCCTCATAGAATCTTGGAAGCCTTAGATGATATAGATTCTATTTCGCCACACATAGCACTTAGTGTGCAAAAGGAGCTTACAAAACTTCATCAACAACGATTTTATGGTAATGCAAAGGAGATAAGGCAAAAAATAGAATCAAGTTCTGTGCGTGGGGAATGGGTGATTGTCTTTGAGTTTCAAGAATCTAATGAGGAGGTGGGGTTAGGCTATGAGGAGGTGCTTTTACTTGATATTCCACCAAAAATAAAGGCTAAGATTCTTAGTAAAATGAATGGTAAGAGCGTGAAAGAATGCTATGAGGATTTACTACAAAATGGGGCAGGGCGATGA
- the rlmB gene encoding 23S rRNA (guanosine(2251)-2'-O)-methyltransferase RlmB: protein MIIYGKQPVLYALETCAWRMEEIYLAKEVPKEIFAQCAKLNKPIKRLDSKKAQALARGGNHQGILARITPPNPASFEELKSKDSLLVLCEISDVGNIGSIFRTAYALGVGGVIISLPSLSQKALESIARLSSGAFLHMPYGVFSHIFDIINELKNANFMLLGADMQGQEHCEIEKKWALFLGSESQGLSGRLKHKLDTMLSIKMAHDFNSLNVSVATGILIDRINNAKRF from the coding sequence ATGATAATCTATGGTAAGCAACCGGTGCTGTATGCGCTAGAGACTTGCGCGTGGCGCATGGAGGAGATTTACTTGGCTAAAGAAGTCCCAAAGGAGATTTTCGCACAATGTGCAAAACTCAATAAGCCTATAAAGAGACTTGATTCTAAAAAGGCTCAAGCTTTGGCACGTGGTGGGAATCATCAGGGTATATTAGCGCGTATCACGCCCCCAAACCCCGCAAGCTTCGAGGAATTAAAGAGTAAAGATTCTCTGCTTGTGCTATGTGAGATAAGTGATGTTGGTAATATCGGTTCGATTTTTCGCACAGCTTACGCACTTGGCGTTGGGGGAGTAATAATTTCTTTGCCTAGTCTTAGTCAAAAAGCCTTAGAAAGTATAGCGCGACTTTCAAGTGGTGCATTTTTGCATATGCCTTATGGCGTATTTTCACATATATTTGATATAATAAACGAGCTGAAAAATGCAAATTTTATGCTTTTGGGCGCGGATATGCAGGGCCAAGAGCATTGTGAAATAGAAAAAAAGTGGGCTTTGTTTTTGGGGAGCGAATCTCAAGGTTTATCAGGTCGGTTGAAGCACAAACTTGATACAATGCTTTCCATCAAAATGGCGCACGATTTCAACTCTCTCAATGTATCTGTGGCGACAGGAATTTTAATAGACAGGATAAATAATGCAAAAAGATTTTAA
- a CDS encoding LL-diaminopimelate aminotransferase, whose translation MFDEIEFNKIKRLPKYVFAAINEIKLEMRRNNEDVIDFSMGNPDGKTPEHIIQKLCESAQKDKNQGYSVSRGIYKLRLAICNWYKRTYGVELDPESEACVTMGSKEGYVHLVQAITNPGDNAIVAEPAYPIHYYAFILNGANVSTFGLKWNENMELDIDDFFANIKRVLREVMPRPKFVVVNFPHNPTTIVAYREFYERLVAMAKQERFYIISDIAYAELCFDGFKTPSVLEVEGAKDVAVESYTLSKTYNMAGWRVGFVVGNKKIIQALQKIKSWIDYGIYTPLQIAATIALEGDQSCVEEIKGKYEKRMEVLIKSFGESGWEMKKPKASMFIWAKLPECVGDMGSLEFSKRLLKEAKIAVSPGVGFGEYGEGYVRIALIENEKRIRQAARNLKTFLKQFQ comes from the coding sequence ATGTTTGATGAAATTGAATTTAATAAAATAAAGCGTCTGCCAAAGTATGTTTTTGCCGCAATTAATGAGATTAAGCTAGAGATGAGACGCAATAACGAAGATGTGATTGACTTTTCTATGGGTAACCCAGATGGCAAGACACCAGAACATATAATCCAAAAACTTTGTGAATCTGCACAAAAAGACAAGAATCAAGGCTATTCTGTGAGTCGTGGCATCTACAAATTGCGTTTAGCGATTTGTAATTGGTACAAGCGCACTTATGGTGTGGAACTCGACCCAGAGAGCGAGGCTTGTGTAACAATGGGGAGTAAGGAAGGCTATGTGCATCTCGTTCAGGCAATCACAAATCCGGGTGATAATGCCATTGTTGCTGAACCAGCCTATCCTATACATTATTATGCGTTTATCCTGAATGGTGCGAATGTTTCTACTTTTGGGCTCAAGTGGAATGAAAATATGGAGCTTGATATTGATGATTTTTTTGCGAATATCAAACGCGTTTTGCGTGAGGTAATGCCTCGTCCAAAATTTGTTGTTGTGAATTTTCCGCATAATCCTACCACGATTGTCGCTTATAGGGAGTTTTACGAGCGTTTGGTAGCTATGGCAAAACAAGAGAGATTCTATATTATTTCGGATATTGCCTATGCGGAGCTGTGCTTTGATGGATTCAAAACACCTAGTGTCCTTGAAGTTGAGGGTGCTAAAGATGTGGCAGTTGAGAGTTATACATTGAGTAAAACTTACAATATGGCGGGTTGGCGCGTGGGCTTTGTTGTGGGGAATAAAAAAATCATTCAAGCCTTGCAAAAGATTAAAAGCTGGATTGATTATGGAATCTACACGCCTCTGCAAATTGCCGCAACTATTGCGCTTGAAGGCGACCAATCTTGCGTGGAGGAGATTAAAGGTAAGTATGAAAAGCGTATGGAGGTGCTGATTAAGAGCTTTGGCGAGTCTGGTTGGGAGATGAAGAAGCCAAAGGCGAGTATGTTTATCTGGGCGAAATTGCCCGAATGCGTGGGTGATATGGGAAGTTTGGAATTTTCAAAGAGATTGCTTAAAGAAGCAAAGATTGCCGTGAGTCCGGGTGTGGGATTTGGCGAGTATGGCGAGGGTTATGTGAGGATAGCACTCATTGAAAATGAAAAGCGTATTCGTCAAGCCGCTCGGAATCTCAAAACATTTTTGAAACAATTTCAATAA
- a CDS encoding homoserine dehydrogenase, with protein MMSKLIVGMIGFGVVGSSVLKTLLNNHAIINARAGKEIVVRRVVVRNEAKAHAKLKELNATEVKVSTDINDILQDSEIEVVIELMGGVNLAYEIAKKTLLAKKAFITANKAMLAYHRYDIAPLAKGLPVGFEASVCGGIPIIRVLKDGLSANHINAIAGILNGTSNYILTQMQQHKQDFQTALKDAQNLGYAEADPTLDISGGDAGHKLLILASLAYGIHAMPEDILIEGIEGVTPDDIEFADEFGYVIKLLGIAKKQGNEVELRVHPCMIKKEAMISKVDGVMNGISVVGDCLGESMYYGAGAGGDATASSVISDIIAIARGESAAMLGFERTLDDKHIRLKHRDEIFARYYIRLYVSDKPGVLGQVSQILGKHHISIKAFLQKETDSKNVAKMLFSTHHCYERDINSAFAELGEIENIVQKPYKMRLE; from the coding sequence ATTATGTCTAAGCTCATTGTGGGTATGATTGGCTTTGGTGTAGTGGGAAGTAGTGTGCTAAAAACTCTGCTTAATAATCACGCTATCATCAATGCAAGAGCCGGTAAGGAAATCGTGGTGAGGCGCGTTGTTGTGCGCAATGAAGCAAAAGCCCACGCAAAACTTAAAGAGCTAAATGCGACTGAAGTCAAAGTTAGCACAGATATAAATGATATATTGCAAGATAGTGAGATTGAGGTTGTTATCGAACTTATGGGTGGTGTGAATCTCGCCTATGAAATCGCAAAAAAGACACTCCTTGCAAAGAAGGCTTTTATCACCGCAAACAAAGCGATGTTAGCCTATCATCGTTATGATATTGCTCCTCTTGCTAAGGGGCTGCCCGTAGGTTTTGAAGCAAGTGTGTGTGGTGGGATTCCAATTATTCGTGTGCTTAAAGATGGCTTGAGCGCAAATCATATTAATGCCATTGCTGGGATTTTAAATGGCACAAGTAATTATATTCTCACACAAATGCAGCAACACAAGCAGGATTTTCAAACCGCGCTAAAAGATGCACAGAATCTTGGTTATGCAGAAGCTGATCCCACACTTGATATAAGCGGTGGCGATGCGGGGCATAAGCTCCTTATCCTTGCTTCTCTTGCGTATGGAATCCACGCTATGCCCGAGGATATTTTAATTGAGGGGATTGAGGGTGTTACGCCTGATGATATAGAGTTTGCTGATGAGTTTGGCTATGTGATTAAACTGCTGGGTATCGCTAAGAAGCAGGGCAACGAGGTGGAGTTGCGTGTTCATCCTTGTATGATTAAAAAAGAAGCGATGATAAGTAAGGTTGATGGCGTGATGAATGGCATTAGCGTGGTAGGAGATTGCTTGGGCGAGAGTATGTATTATGGCGCAGGGGCTGGAGGGGACGCGACTGCAAGCTCCGTGATAAGTGATATTATCGCGATTGCTCGAGGTGAGAGTGCCGCAATGCTTGGCTTTGAGCGCACATTAGACGATAAGCACATTAGACTTAAGCATAGAGATGAGATTTTTGCGCGTTATTATATACGATTGTATGTGAGCGACAAGCCCGGCGTTTTAGGGCAGGTCTCGCAGATTTTAGGGAAGCATCATATTTCTATTAAAGCATTTTTGCAAAAAGAGACAGATTCTAAAAATGTCGCAAAAATGCTTTTCTCTACACATCATTGCTATGAAAGAGATATTAATAGCGCGTTTGCAGAGCTAGGCGAGATAGAAAATATTGTGCAAAAGCCCTATAAAATGCGCTTGGAATAA
- a CDS encoding outer membrane beta-barrel protein, protein MKKILVSSVAALVLTSSALMAEESGLFVGIGTGYGQSEIKTDSTKQKLDGVSFETIVGYKSFFTPAFGLRYYINFAYANAEVENDLKPKIIMNYGLNIDALYNVIANANANFGVFVGVGAGANTWAAKNNEDFKAKTGFSAALNAGLRTQFGKHHGIEIVARVPFVDTKLENNRITGEEQTGSHIYNVGARYILSF, encoded by the coding sequence ATGAAAAAGATTTTGGTAAGTTCTGTTGCAGCTTTAGTCCTTACAAGCTCCGCTTTAATGGCTGAAGAAAGTGGATTGTTTGTAGGTATTGGGACAGGTTATGGGCAAAGTGAAATCAAAACTGATAGCACAAAACAAAAACTTGATGGTGTAAGTTTTGAAACTATTGTTGGATATAAATCATTTTTTACTCCTGCTTTTGGTTTGCGCTATTACATAAACTTTGCTTATGCAAATGCGGAAGTAGAAAATGACTTAAAGCCAAAAATTATAATGAATTATGGGTTAAATATTGATGCACTTTATAATGTGATTGCAAATGCAAATGCAAATTTTGGTGTATTTGTGGGTGTAGGAGCTGGTGCAAATACTTGGGCTGCAAAAAATAATGAAGATTTCAAAGCAAAAACAGGCTTTAGTGCTGCCTTAAATGCCGGCTTAAGAACTCAATTTGGCAAACATCACGGCATAGAGATTGTTGCTCGTGTGCCTTTTGTAGATACGAAATTGGAAAATAATAGGATAACAGGTGAAGAACAAACAGGCTCGCATATCTATAATGTTGGTGCACGTTATATTTTGAGTTTCTAA
- a CDS encoding YraN family protein, translating into MSREKGTRAEERACVFLQERGFEIIERNFFARYGEIDIIANKDSILHFIEVKSGKNFEPIYNITQNKLEKLQKAIGLYLSTHNITKAYCLDALIIKGEEIEFLENITLC; encoded by the coding sequence ATGAGTAGGGAGAAGGGTACTCGGGCGGAGGAGAGAGCTTGTGTATTTTTGCAAGAGAGAGGTTTTGAGATTATAGAGCGGAATTTTTTTGCACGATATGGCGAGATTGATATTATTGCCAATAAAGATTCTATCTTGCATTTCATAGAAGTCAAAAGTGGCAAGAACTTTGAACCTATTTATAACATTACGCAAAATAAGCTTGAAAAGCTTCAAAAAGCCATAGGGCTGTATCTCTCCACGCATAATATCACAAAAGCCTATTGCCTTGATGCGCTGATTATTAAGGGTGAGGAGATAGAGTTTTTAGAAAATATTACCTTGTGTTAA
- a CDS encoding S4 domain-containing protein, producing MRIDKYLSSVNILKRRTIAQDMCESGVVSVNNVVAKPSKEVRVGDVIELHYLEYSKKYEVLALPTTKTIPKSQSSEYFKVLNFFTK from the coding sequence ATGCGTATCGACAAATATCTAAGCAGTGTAAATATCCTCAAAAGGCGCACAATTGCACAAGATATGTGCGAAAGTGGCGTGGTAAGCGTAAATAATGTTGTTGCCAAGCCGAGCAAGGAAGTGCGCGTGGGTGATGTAATAGAGCTACATTACCTCGAATACAGCAAAAAATACGAAGTTTTAGCTCTCCCCACGACAAAAACTATACCCAAATCACAAAGCAGCGAGTATTTCAAAGTTCTAAACTTTTTTACGAAATAA
- a CDS encoding Sua5 YciO YrdC YwlC family protein: MAKVQNSKDLMFQKIEKKVCKSQKNLIYLAQCDTTIGLLSANMQILNIAKNRPASQNVLMQVASLQALKDYVRIPPLHKNRIRKSTLCTFVYPNKKAIRVVYDSLHSRFFAPFCALYSTSANPTKGSFNQQWAEKVCDVIVRDKRGFIENQGSKMYKINHKKIKRIR; encoded by the coding sequence ATGGCAAAAGTGCAAAATAGCAAGGATTTAATGTTTCAAAAGATTGAAAAAAAAGTGTGCAAGTCGCAAAAAAATCTTATATATCTTGCGCAGTGCGATACGACCATTGGCTTACTTAGTGCAAATATGCAGATTCTAAACATCGCTAAAAATCGCCCAGCCTCGCAAAATGTACTTATGCAAGTAGCTTCACTGCAGGCACTAAAAGACTATGTAAGAATCCCGCCTCTACATAAAAATCGTATAAGAAAATCAACGCTTTGCACCTTTGTTTATCCAAACAAAAAAGCTATAAGAGTAGTATATGATAGCCTACATTCACGCTTTTTTGCACCATTTTGCGCACTTTATTCTACTTCGGCAAATCCCACAAAAGGCAGTTTTAATCAACAATGGGCAGAAAAAGTATGCGATGTGATTGTGCGCGATAAGAGGGGATTTATTGAGAATCAAGGCTCAAAAATGTATAAAATCAATCACAAAAAAATCAAAAGGATTCGTTAA
- a CDS encoding peptidoglycan D,D-transpeptidase FtsI family protein, translated as MAYYAKKTGVVISVFFIILLCFIIFLSIVYVKMITPRKLPTNTATRSDTSIRGSLYTSDGFEVAYSDKLYKASVNTQSIDPDKKELFITLFSIYSGISQDEIRKKLNQKGYVVLSYTLNSTAATNLKNLNLILIRYDVFREYEDKRGRIIQKMGLSIQVSGNNRNYVYKNILEPLIGYTRKVESQNITRVDGVKGVEKYYNDILSPKQDGSITGKRDVGFNIIANKAAMTQGKQDGLDVTLSIPLKLQKKIEYELDEAKKRYKVREIIAGVMDSKTGRILSLATSNRFDPKNIQQKDYPNLNFNAIEYSYEPGSTIKPIIYAILLQKGMISPEDIIELDNGYYKLKSYTIRDTHPLKSASAEDVIVRSSNIGMVKISKDLKPNEYHIALHAFGFGEPSGIDLPYEKTGLVPSPKTFHNEVYRASVSYGYGMRATFIQLMRSYAIFSNGGYLVTPRVSEYVTAPSGEKYMPKRFEPIAILSPQTTQQVHNALVQVVKKVIKIAQIEGIITGGKTGTARIASNGKYDSKYNGSFFGFAQDENNAYTIGVVAFESDIKDDYYGSRTAAPIFARIVNILVEDGYLKPIEPNIESSADEPQTAQAQEVVQ; from the coding sequence GTGGCATATTATGCAAAAAAAACAGGGGTTGTTATCTCTGTTTTTTTCATTATACTCTTATGTTTTATTATTTTTCTTAGTATCGTTTATGTCAAAATGATAACCCCACGCAAACTCCCCACAAATACTGCCACGCGTAGTGATACTTCGATACGAGGTAGCCTCTATACAAGCGATGGATTCGAAGTCGCTTATAGTGATAAACTCTACAAGGCAAGTGTGAATACCCAAAGCATTGACCCAGATAAAAAAGAGCTTTTTATTACACTTTTTTCCATATATAGCGGAATCTCACAAGATGAAATACGCAAGAAGCTAAACCAAAAAGGCTATGTCGTGCTTTCATACACGCTTAATTCCACCGCGGCTACAAATCTTAAAAATCTGAATCTTATCCTTATCCGCTACGATGTGTTTAGAGAGTATGAGGACAAGAGAGGGCGCATTATCCAAAAAATGGGTTTAAGCATTCAAGTAAGCGGAAACAACAGAAATTATGTGTATAAAAATATCCTCGAGCCGCTTATCGGCTATACGCGCAAAGTAGAGAGCCAAAACATCACGCGCGTTGATGGTGTAAAAGGCGTGGAGAAATACTATAATGATATACTCTCACCCAAACAAGATGGCAGCATCACCGGTAAGCGCGATGTAGGATTCAATATCATCGCCAACAAAGCCGCTATGACACAGGGCAAACAAGATGGACTTGATGTTACGCTTAGCATTCCACTCAAACTACAAAAGAAAATAGAATATGAGCTTGATGAAGCAAAAAAACGTTACAAGGTGCGCGAGATTATCGCTGGAGTTATGGATTCTAAAACGGGTAGAATCCTAAGCCTCGCCACTTCAAATCGCTTCGACCCAAAAAATATTCAGCAAAAAGACTATCCTAATCTTAATTTTAATGCTATTGAATACTCTTATGAGCCCGGTAGTACGATTAAGCCTATCATTTATGCGATTTTATTGCAAAAGGGTATGATAAGCCCAGAAGACATCATCGAGCTAGATAATGGCTATTACAAGCTCAAAAGCTATACCATACGCGACACACACCCGCTCAAAAGCGCGAGTGCGGAAGATGTTATCGTGCGTTCTAGCAACATAGGAATGGTAAAAATCTCCAAAGACCTAAAGCCCAATGAATATCACATTGCTTTACACGCCTTTGGCTTTGGCGAACCAAGCGGGATTGACCTGCCATATGAAAAAACAGGCTTAGTACCTAGCCCAAAAACCTTTCATAACGAAGTATATCGCGCAAGTGTAAGCTATGGCTATGGAATGAGGGCGACTTTCATACAACTTATGCGCTCTTATGCGATTTTTAGTAATGGCGGCTATCTTGTAACGCCACGAGTGAGTGAGTATGTAACCGCCCCCAGTGGCGAAAAATATATGCCAAAACGTTTTGAGCCTATCGCCATTCTCTCGCCACAAACCACACAACAGGTTCATAATGCCCTTGTCCAAGTGGTAAAAAAAGTGATTAAAATCGCGCAGATTGAGGGCATCATCACAGGTGGGAAAACTGGCACCGCGCGTATCGCTAGTAATGGCAAATATGATAGTAAATATAATGGTTCGTTTTTTGGCTTTGCCCAGGATGAAAACAATGCCTATACAATAGGTGTTGTCGCTTTTGAATCTGACATCAAAGATGACTACTATGGCTCACGCACCGCTGCACCTATTTTTGCGCGTATTGTGAATATTCTTGTAGAGGACGGTTATCTAAAGCCCATAGAGCCAAATATAGAATCTAGCGCAGATGAACCACAAACCGCACAAGCCCAAGAAGTAGTGCAATAA
- the fliE gene encoding flagellar hook-basal body complex protein FliE gives MITNDIQPIGVDSKSVQGKDKQNGLDFISALKNSIQDVNAEQQTSEKALADIASGQVKDLHQAAIAINRAENSMKVMLEVRNKAINAYKEILRTQI, from the coding sequence ATGATTACAAATGACATTCAACCTATCGGTGTAGATAGCAAAAGTGTGCAGGGCAAGGACAAGCAAAATGGACTTGACTTTATTAGTGCGCTTAAAAATTCAATCCAAGATGTAAATGCTGAGCAACAAACTTCAGAAAAGGCTCTTGCAGACATCGCAAGTGGGCAAGTAAAAGACTTGCACCAAGCGGCAATAGCGATTAACCGCGCAGAAAATAGTATGAAAGTGATGCTTGAGGTAAGAAATAAAGCTATCAACGCTTATAAAGAGATTCTAAGAACCCAAATCTAA
- the flgC gene encoding flagellar basal body rod protein FlgC, which translates to MFLSSFDISGYGLSAQRVRVNTISSNIANANTTRTDEGGPYRRREVVFRAFDFDKVLNEKLGKNNQQLKYEDPLREGDLGKEPKPAIMSVYVHKIARDDREPLMKYDPSHPDANSEGYVAYPNINPVVEMADLIEATRAYQANVAAFQSAKNMATNAITMFQA; encoded by the coding sequence ATGTTTTTATCAAGTTTTGATATTAGCGGATATGGGCTTTCAGCACAGAGAGTGCGCGTAAATACTATTTCATCAAATATAGCTAACGCAAACACCACACGCACCGATGAGGGCGGACCATATCGTAGGCGAGAGGTGGTATTTAGAGCATTTGATTTTGATAAAGTACTCAATGAAAAATTGGGAAAAAATAACCAACAACTAAAATATGAAGACCCTTTACGTGAGGGAGATTTGGGAAAAGAACCAAAACCTGCTATAATGAGTGTTTATGTTCATAAAATTGCACGTGATGACAGGGAACCATTGATGAAATACGACCCAAGCCACCCAGATGCAAATTCTGAAGGCTATGTCGCCTATCCTAACATTAATCCCGTTGTCGAAATGGCCGATTTAATAGAAGCTACACGAGCTTACCAAGCAAATGTAGCGGCGTTCCAGAGTGCTAAAAATATGGCGACTAACGCAATTACAATGTTTCAAGCATAG
- the flgB gene encoding flagellar basal body rod protein FlgB, producing MAIADISKAYPVVYKALDYRSIRQDMIASNLANADTPFYRPKDINFEQYLARENQKIFNTAPRSYELPLAQTSQMHLDTKRKPQDSATMFWRDGHLAKNDGNSVDLDVETSEMGKNSTMYQALTSALKRHKGIFTYAIDSGRNI from the coding sequence ATGGCTATAGCAGATATTTCAAAGGCTTATCCAGTCGTTTATAAGGCGCTTGATTATCGCTCAATTAGGCAAGATATGATTGCCTCAAACCTTGCAAACGCCGATACGCCCTTTTATCGCCCTAAGGATATTAATTTTGAGCAATATCTCGCAAGAGAAAATCAAAAGATTTTTAACACAGCCCCTAGAAGCTACGAGCTTCCACTCGCTCAAACTTCGCAAATGCACCTTGATACAAAGCGCAAACCACAAGATAGCGCAACGATGTTTTGGCGTGATGGGCATTTAGCAAAAAATGATGGCAATAGCGTAGATTTAGATGTAGAAACAAGTGAAATGGGTAAGAATAGCACAATGTATCAAGCCTTGACAAGCGCGCTAAAGCGACACAAGGGAATCTTCACATATGCCATAGATTCTGGAAGAAATATATAG